The Strix uralensis isolate ZFMK-TIS-50842 chromosome 4, bStrUra1, whole genome shotgun sequence genomic interval GACATTGAGACACTGGAATCTTTCATTTCAGACTCTGCTACATGACTGAAGGTGTGCTTCCTATATCTCTTTATTCTGAAAGACCACTAAATTcaaaataataatgcaaatacTACTAATAATTCAGTATTAGTAGAAGATGAGAGAGACAGTTGAATGGTTTGGCCACTCTGTCTGTAgtctcagatatttttttccccttacggAGATAAAGCTACCTTAAAGGAGCTACTGTTCTCCCAGCAGACTGGCGACTCTCTGCTGTTCTTGTGCCACCCCTCTTGTGCCAGTACAGCTTTCTACAGGGTGAACCAGCTCAATTAATGTAAAAGGttaaaaaagctttgcaaaatacATAAATAGAAGGTAAGAATGGCACGAACAACTACTACTGTGTGCTACCTAACTGTCTATTAATACAATCTATCCTCAGAAACATTTCTAGATCTGCTTTATCATCCGGCCTTTACAATTTCTAGCAGTCATATGGAAACTAGTACTTAAGCTGAAACACTAAAATGAACTTTTCTTCAAACATCTACCAAAGTCTTTTCCTCAAAAAACCCTAACTCATTACAATGCAATGAAAAAGAAGGCACCTTAGCTGTAATTCCACTTCTTCCTAATTATATTGTGTGTTTTGTATTAAAAACTGTATTAGGGTACTAATTTTCTGCTCTAAGAGAAGAACTATCCATATTCCTCAATCTGCAATATTAGGCTGAAGCTGTGAGGCTTTAGACAGAAAATTATACATATCTCCTGAAGGGATGCATAGCTAAAAAAGGAACTGTTTTCAAATGATGAAATTACCTAGAGAAGAAATTCACAACTATTCTCAACACAAATCtactttttttagtaaaaaattcACAACTTTTCAAGTTGATAGAACATTTCATATAAAGAACATGTGGGGAAGATGGGAGTCAATATCTCTACTACTAATTTATATCTCCAACTTTTCACACAAATTTAGAAtagggccaaaaaaaaaaatagcaaaagctCAAAGCTCTTGAAAGCAGCAACTTCCTTGGCAAGACCAATCCATCCATGAAGATTCATGACTTCAGTGAAATTCTATACTAACAAGATAATTAAGCAACAGTACCAATTAAATTTAAAGTAATTACCGCTCAGTTTTTAAATTGCTGAGTacaaaaagagtaaaattagCTACAACAGAGTTTATGGAGTCCTTAGAgcattattaaagaaaacaaactctgctTTCCTTGCATCCTTTTATTATACCTATGTGTGCTAAATTTTTCTATGCAAGAACACGAAGCggaagaaataaagaacaagaCATGGCTGAATGACATCTTAAACTATTAAATATCAACCCaggagttatttttttcctgtttggacTGTTTCTTGAGAAGAGGTAACTCTTGCCTAACCAACAAAATTCTCAGACCTTAAAAACACTAGCACCCACattcaaccaaaaaaaccccaacccaaacatGTAATGTTTAGTAATCTGAAAGCACTGTCTGTAACAGTTTTGAGAAAGTATCTTAAATGGATATATATGAAAATCaagagtttattaaaaaaaaatttgcagttaCTTGTCCTGTCAAGTAGAATTAATTTCTTGTAACAATCAAATAGTGTCTAATTTCAAATAACAGGCCAAAACCCACAGATATTCACAGACAAAATCAACTTTATTCCTGTAAGATTGAACAGTATGAAACAACTGCAACTGCTCATATTGAACTTTGCCAGGGCTACCACAGTTGAGGTGTATTTCTCAAGTACTTCTTTCACTAGAGTATTTGCTTAAACAATCCTTTTGCCTTCTGGCATACCTGTCACCCAGAGAAATGATCTAGGTTAAATataactacattaaaaaaaaggtagttaATTTTAACCTGGACCATTTCCCCAACCCAGTTATGGGACAGAGTGCCATGGACCGTTGTGCTGGCACAGCTGAGGGTGGCAGCAAAGAGGTGAGAGCTGGGAGCAAGGAACAGACAGGCCTGTTTAAGTCAACACCGCCACCAAAAGCACTGCTTGTCAAACTATGTCATCAAAAAAATACTTACTTCAAGGATTTAGAGGATCAAGATCTCTGATCAGTCACTCCGCCTCTACATGCCACTTCATATCCCAGTTAGAACTATATCTGACTTTCCTTGTGCCTTTTAGTAGGTCAACTTTTAACATGTACATGAAAACAACAGCCTTCTAAAAATCTCCCTACAAATACATTTGATTCGTTTACAAGCACTCCTCCTcatgaaaaaaaacatttcaaatttataTCCAGGCCTGAAGTACCAGGAATTTGAAAGTGAAGCCAACCGAAAATCCCAATCTACCttaacagaaacacaaaaattaaGTACCACGGATTTCCAGTCCCTCTTGGTCGTATTTCACGCACGCATGGAGTATCTGACACACTGATTTTAAGGATGCACGTAAGTCGGGAGAGGACTGGAGGCTACCGAGAAGTCCTCACGTTTAGGAGCACGAATGCGTTGTAGGCACCGCCATAAAGTTATCGGTAGGAAAAACCAAAATAAGCCCACGAAGCGCGTACTCAACCCGGTACCCCGCAGCTCCAGTCCACCTGCCGCAGGGAGACTGGGCGCCGCAGGAGCGCCGGGCTCCCTCCAAGCGCCCGGAGCCCCGGGCCCCGCACAGCCGTCCCGCCGCGGGGAGGGCCCGGCGGCCCGGCCGTCTCCTCACGACCCAGCCGCCGGGCGGGCACCTACCGCCACGGCCCCCGCCTGCCCGCCGCGTaaacaccgcccccccccccgctcaccGCGCTGTGCGGAGCCGCCGCGGAGAAGCTCCCCCACGCGTGGGGcagcgggggcggccgggcccctcCGGCACCCGCGAGACGAGCCGCCCCacagcgggcagcggcggcggacGTGCCCCGGGGAGAGGCGCCGCCCGCGGCTCTACCCGCCCCACCGCCgaggggccggcggcggcggctcggcgcggttccgcacggcccggcccggcggcgggggatGCCGGGGAGTGCCGCGGCCGCCCTGCCTGCGCGCAgcccgggcggcgggggcgggagcggcgcgggcgggcgctgGGCCAGGCGGGCAGGGCTCCAAACGTGCCCGGGAGTTGTGACAGGAGCAAAGTGGGTCACCGGGCCTAGCGGGTGCCCCGcgagcgccccccgcccccggcggcggccgcccccgcccgcgcccTGCCCAAGGGcagccgctgcccgccccgcgcgccgccgctgccccggcggcgggggacCCGCCAGCGCTGTCAAACTTTAACGACTCCCCCCCTGCGccgtccccgctcccccccgccgacgccgccgccgccgccgcagtCGGGCCCGGCGGAGccacccgccccgccccgccgcgtgCTCCTCACCCGGCGCCGCACGGCCGCTGCCCGCCCGACCTCTCCCGGCGAGAGCCGCTCCCTGCGCGCAGTCCcgagcccgccgccgccggcacaGAGCCTCCTCCAGCGGCAGCACCAGCAGCCGGGCCCGGGAGTCCCTCCCGCCGGCCGCGCCTGCGCCGCCCGagcccgccgccggcagccgcggcgccTCGCGCCACCGCGCGTGCGCTAAGGCGCACTGCAACCGCAGCACCACGGCCCCtcgcgcggggccgccgccgccgcgcatgcgcaagcgcggcggcggcggccggggagggGATCCCCGCTCTCCCCCCGCCTCTCCGCGCAtgcgcgcccgcccgccgggaGCCGACCGGGCCGCGAGCGGCTGGGCACGGGGGCGCCCGCGCAGGCGCCGTGCGCGCCGCGCCTCGCTGACCTCGGTTCACCTCGCCTCACCTCACCCCGCTCCGCTCGGGGAGGAAATGGCGGCGGCCGCGCTACCGAGCGGGGCGGGGGCCTTCGGCCGCCGGGGGCGGCGCTCCCGCGGGGTCGCGGCCGGGTGCCTCGGCGTCGGGGAAGCCCGACTTGGCGAGACCCGGCGCGGTCACGTCTCCGGCTCGGAGCTCGCCCGGTCACTGGGCTGATGGTGGCCGGGCTGCGAGGTGGGGAGCCGGGAGCGGGGACGGTGCCTGGCCACGCTCCGCCTCCGAGCGGCGGTGCCGTGGGAAGCCGCGAGCGCGGGTGCCTTGCGGCGCGGCCGGGGTGGCCCAGCGGTcggagccgctgccgccgcaGCCAGGCGCGTTGCTGCGGGGCTTGTTTTGCAGGTGGGCGCCGAGCCCGGGGAGAGCGTCCCGCGGGACCGAGGCGCTTCCCTACTGAAACGGTAAACCTGGTGCAGAGCCCCGTGCCGGGCGGCGCCCGAACGTATGACACGGTCCCCGGTCATAAGTTCATCCCCAGAGGGGAGTAAGCAGCATCTCGGATGCTCTCCGGGAATAGACGTGCCACCACAAGTTATTTAGGGATACAAGCCACCCGTCCTGGCGGTGGTTTCTTTGGTCGGTGTGCGTGAACTGGTAAAGCTTAGGGGAGTGGCAGAGAACACAGGTGACCGTCTGAGTCATTTTGGCTGCGTACAATGCTTTTAATACCAGTTTTATAAAGCAGTCTTACCTAAcgttaaaaataagaaatgagcCTAACCGAGTTTAAAATTTCAACACCTAATAAAATcctgtaacttttaaaatactgcacTAATACGGTTTGTACAATTTGTGTTGTACAGTACTAACGCTGGCTGTTGAGGTCTGAGACATTTCTGGTCCATCAAACTGATGGAAGGCTCACAGCAGGTAAGTTTCCTGCTTTCGgactgaaaagcagcaatttaagtCTACTCCTGTTTGGGGGTTTCTTTTTGTGTGACTGCAAGGTTTTCCTGAACTTGATAAACTGAAGTGCCCTGTGTGGGGTTTAAGTATTTTTGTTAGGCAGACTACACTGTGATGAGGCATAGATTTGTTAAGAAAATGTATCATTTCAGGACAGGAAGACACAGCCCTAGTAGGAGTTCGCAGGACTATCACTGATAATGAACGTTAGCGTTCTTGTGTTTGTGTGTTGGTAAAGCTTATAAAAACTGTGAGGTGTGCCTGTATTATTGACTTTGCAGAGAAAGTTGTGTAATAGCCCAGCTAATAAACACAAACAGCGTCAGGTATCAGAGTTAATCAGAGATGACTGATACCGCAGAGTCTTTATGTACAGCTGTAACGGATTCCAGCCATGCTGTCTACTGCAGGACTGGAATATGCTTAAATGTGCACTGATTATGTTAGCATAAACCTGTTCTGCATGCAGCAGAACATGGCAGCaaactgttttctgtaaaataaaacactgctCAATGGTAATAGTATGTAAATATTCCCAGTTTTCTTTCTCGATTACAaggatgtttattttcagttgatCTAAACAGCATTATATCTAAAAGTATAATGACAAATGTGTATCTATAGAAGCTTACTTAGTGTTTGTGTCTGGAATGAAGTAAAGAACTTAACTTGGTTGCAAAATCTCgtggatttttctttctggattaCTTATCAGGTAGATCAGTTTCTCCGTTTGATTTACCTTGTGACCAAAGTCTTATGCAAAGGTATTGCAGGGACAGGAACCTCTTTAGCAGTAATGCTTCTAAAGAGCTAACCGTGAGCTCAGTTTTTCCActggaagaattttaaaaagcgTTGGTAAAACCACTTATTGTTACTTACTGATTCATAATACTGTTTCTAGCTTTCAGTTGAGGAATATGTGATATAAACAAAACTAATCATTTCATTAGTCATGCAAAGGATAATGTTCCTATGATGAAATGTAGTAAAGATAACAGGATACACTAGGAATGGAAGATCCAGGAGAAAATGCAGgaatattttcaacaaaaatgtGTAATTACCAGAACTAGAATATGGCCAGGAAATCAGGAGGCTAAAAATAGCACCAAGCTGTATGTATCAAATTTGCCACAAGATCTTTAGTAACCAGTACTAGTTCTTCAGAAAAGCAAAGTAGAGATATTGTACTGTCTCTCTTCACGCTCGCATGTATGGGAGCGTTAACACCTACCTGCTGCAGTGTGGCAGTAGCAAATTACTCTTTGTGGCTTGCACAACTTGGGATTTGAAAAGATCAAAACAGGTATCACAGCTGTGGAGATGACACACATTTGCATTTCCTGCCAAAGTTATGGCCTTACCaaggtcattttttttaatgctgcttctcATCTGAAAGTGTTTTAAAGGCTCCTGGGGGAACAGGACAGAAAGTTTGGAAatggtgtggtggttttgtgAAACTTCTCCACTTAGAAATACTATTTTCCTGGCTCTTACTGTCAATGTGAGTTTGCTCTGGTGTGTAATGATAGTTTTGTTTCACTCACAACGGTTACATGAGAGCCAACATATTTTTCAGACATTGTCAAATTATGAGCAGCAAGTCTCTTGTGAATTATTGAGTGATGGGACTAGATTGGgccagaaatgcagaaatttccAGTGCACTTTCATTAACTATAGCCATATTTCTTACAGAACTGTCATCACCATGATACAGTTCATGAGCCATAGAAAAATCCTCTGCTCAGAATGTTCCTTTTTGATCCTCACTGGCATTGAAAGAGATCTGTTTGAGGAAGATCATTTTGAAACTAAATTTCACATCACTCCAGAATACTAAAATTGGTGGATTTAACAAAGATGCTGACTTGAAAGCCTGTTACAATCTACATAATCCTTGTAAAGCAAGGTTGACTAACAGTTATTCCTAGACACTTTCCTTACAAATGGTGTAACTGACCAAGAATCATCTGCTTTTAACCTGCAGATTCCCTTGGATTTTGCTGCTGCTATGTCACATCTGATGTCTGTAATCATCGCATGGTCCCTTCACTTGGACAAAATCAGGGTCACCGGAGGGGAGGTTTGGCCCTTTCCTGTCATATCTAACGACATAGGCCCGTTACTTCCCATGTGACAACACGAGCATTTGGACACTGGCGTGTTGTGCTTGTGTACCCCACGGCAaccacagcagcaggagggaggctCACCGCTAAGAGGGAGCAGGTGGTAATACTCCTCTTCTAGCAGCCAATGCTGATATTCACCCGAAGTGACTGTACAGTCATATCTAAGGTCACTGATGACCTATTTACACTTAAAACTACTAGTTAGCTTTCTAGTTTGAAATGGCAGATAAGCCATTATCTCTGACAGGCATCTACCAGTTATCTCTCTGAATCTGCAGAACAGAAGTTTCTGGAACTGGTATCTGCCAGTAGGTATCTACTAAAAGCACAGCTGTATCCTACTGGGTGAAAAAAAAATGGCTAATGTTAATTTTCTTGTTCATGGGTATCTACATGCCAAGTGGTGTGAGctgcttctgtttcatttttctttctgcatcctGATGCTATAAACCATGTCAACTGTATATAACTAAATCTTTATTAGCACATTGAGATTGGTTTTTTTATGAGCAGTCactggaaaaataacattaattctATACAGTTTGGTTTACTAGTCATAGTAAATATGCTGAATCAGGAGCATGGTCCTTCATTCACTCATGTAGTTTTGCTACAGTTGTACTGTAAACTATTTTGTGTTAGGAAGGAACAACTGATCCAACTGTCAGTATTCTAAAATAGTGGGAAGATTATCCTTGGCACTGGAGAAAAATCTTGAACTCCTGTCAAACAAATGGAACTGTTAGTCAATGGGTTCAGGGCCAAATCCTGATTTTATATTGCTATACACATCGTCTTTGGGTCACCTTTTCAGTGGGGGGAACTGAGAAGGTACTTAGAGCAGAGTTCCACTACAGCCATTTCACTGAGAATTAAAGTGTCTTGCACACACATGCTGggtaaaaggaggaagaaagtaTGGATTAGAGCCCATCAGCTAATACCCGCCCCCTCCCGTTCCATTTAAGATGAGTTTGTGTGAAATAAATAGACAATCCAGGCTCTCAGTGTCAGTGACAACCATCTACATGTATCTAAAGGCAAGCATGGCTTTCATTTACCACATCAATTATCTTCCACAAATCAAAATCAAAAAGTATACATGTGAaacaaaagtgcttttttttaaaaaaaaaaaaaattgtttcaggcTCACCAAAGGAGTAAAAAACTATTTGAGCAACGGATTATCTGCATTAATATTTTCTCAATACGTGGCTTCATCACATCACTGCTCTTTGTATTTGCGTCTTCATATTTCGCACTGACAGTGCGATCATATTCATAATGTCCTTTTTGGGATTTTCTTCTAAGTTGGTTTCTATTGCTCCAACTTCTGCTAGTTTCCATTCAAgctctgtaaaaacaaattacaatttATTCCAACAATTGCAATAAATTCTCACTTATTATTAAAGATCAAGCTCCATctcaacaacagcaaaaaataggGGCATCCTTGCAACAACCCAGCTTTATCTCAGTAAAATGTGTAACCGTGAAATTGCAAAATACCCATGTTTATCCAATATTCTTACAACATAAATGAATTCTTTGCTTTTTGTAGacttttttctacaaaaataatcaaaaagctTTTCCACCTTTAAGCAGTGATCTTTAGATCTAATgattacaaacaaaataaaattttctataacatgaattatttaaaaatatttctcataccTACCACTTTAAGATATATTCCCCCCCATTCAGGCTACCTGCCTTTTATTTCACCAGTTTTATATAAAGTATTGTGGGTAAACATCTGTCATGGTAATTTGGAATGCAGCTGTTTACAATGGCTTTGAGAAACTTGACTTCTGGAAGATTTTTGGCTAGCAGGCTGAGATGTTCGTTAACCAGTAAACACACTGGGATGCTAGAAAAGAGTAAGTATGATGACACCTTCAGtgtaaatgttttgtaaaataactgaagttattaaaaataaagccctTGAAGAATAAATGTACCTTTTCCTATAGTCTGCTTCTATGTTCATTTGTTGTAAGAACTGCACCACAAATTTTATTTAGCCTCTTCTAAGATCATTGTGATTTAAAGAGCTGTCCAGCTAACAATACATAATAGGCATGGTCTATAATATGTCAATAAAGCTACCAGACGCTTCAAGCATTGTGCCTCAATTTTGTTCTCCACCAAGATTTTGAAACTCATTTTGTCCATTTAGTGTagtttaaatgacattttttagtCTGTAATATAcattttactttaatttatttGAACTGGCTGTCAGTTTAACACTTAATTACTTCTTCATTCTTTTAGTAAAATCCAAGTAACGTCAGAGAAACTGTTACATAGTTGTATTACCACCACAGGCCTGTTCATTACTTTCATAGCTACTATTTGCAGTACAATCACTATATAAGCCTCAGTAAAAAAAAAccgcacacaaaaaaaaaacaaaaccaacggGGTTTTTTTGGTTCACCTCCAGCCCGTTAACCTTTTAGAAGTTAGGATCTTTGTTGTAACTGACTGAAGTTAAAGCTGATTTAGCCTACGGACGAGTTCCAGCAGCACCCTCTGGTGGCCAAAGGCAAGCGAGGCAGTTTTGTTACCAGCCGTAAGAGACAGCGGAGATTTCGTATCCATTCCTAAGGAATTACGAGTTTCCTCACAGACTCGTATTTATGTAATGGTGAAATACAGAATTGGTTCTCCAGTAAACAAAAACAATGACAAGCAAGAAAAGCTGATGCTTTGTTCCAAAATATTCTAATTTGAACAATTTCATTTGATTGACCTGTTCCTATTGCTCCTGGAAATAATACTCAATTCCTGACAACTGAGGAGAATCAAAGCAGCTTCCTCCCAACAGgcttaaaaagcaggaaaagagaaagctggcCTGAAtctaaaaaaatgcattaaacatTCCATACTAATCCTCAGTGCTTTTCAAAAACATCTAATAGAGTTGCTAACATATGCAAAACTAATTATGGGAGTCCTTCGACATTTCTGCAGGATCCTGTGAAAACTTCTGCTACCATTAGAGAATTTATTGGGGAACAATAAACTAACAATTTCCCTAGCTTTCCTCAGTTTTCATAACCAAGAGTCTTCCTATTGGGCTTTTGATTTGTTCAagtcaaagggggaaaaaaggtagaCTAATCCTGTCAGAACACTCCTGCTGAGACAAGAATCTGCAAATGAACTTCCCTTAACACAAACAGTGGACACCACTTAGTGAAATTCAGAAATCTCAGTGAGGTTATGTACATGGTGATAagcatacaaagcaaaaaaacccttttgtaTAACTGAGCAAAAGTGATTAACTCTCACAACGTGAATTATCAAATCAAGGAGGTCTCATGCTCTGTGATTGCATTGCCTCCAAACAATTGCTATTTCATTAGTctattgtatttaatttttcttggtaTTGCTTTTTAATTACCAGTTCAATTCTCTGTATTGAAATATTCAACATCTTAAATGAGAATGTAATTACCTTGACTGATAAAGATGAATTATAACCCAAACATCCTCTTGGAGCATTTGTAACTTCCTTCACGTACTGCTCTCCACAAATTTCCCTTAGTTTCCCATACTTTTGCCTCCTCTGAAGACATTTCCATTCTTGCAAGCATTGCTACCTAATTAAAAGGTAAGAATAACAATAAGCATCTTTggaacatttaaaatgcattttaaaataatatctagTGCATTTTTCTcaactactttaaaaaatgctttgagTAACCTTTTAGCTCAAGGTCTTCAAATGTAATTTCAGAGCTAGAAAGGGTTCTATGCTAATCTTTATTCAATAAGataacattaaaatacattttcttagtTCATTAGTATCAGATTTGGGAAACGAGTAACAAACACGTTGCACAAGGGTTTATCATTTGagacaaagcaaaaaattaaagCAGGTACTGTTTTTCTAATTCTGAAAATGAGATTAGTTTGAGGAAGAACTACCAGTATTTATACTATTATTTAccagacaatttaaaaataattcatgaaAATTGAAATGTAAAACAGTAGATGGCAGTCCTCATCTACAAAAATACTTGCAAGGTAGAGTTGTTACTGAGAGTTGTTGAACTAAATGCAGCTATTCACTTCACTAACTGTAAATCACTACCAGAGTGGCTTTTccaaaaaagattaaatcatATCTGTGCAATATTATACTCTAGCAACAATGCATGATAAGTTAGGTTCACAACTTTCACATAATTATGTGAATTACTGTCTTCCTATGAGAATACAGCACTAGATACACACTGTTAGCACTAGAATTATTTTAGTCATTTTACCAATGCAAAAGCAGTAAGTACAGGTAGAATCTAGCCACCTTTTGTTCTCCAAAGTGTctgcaaacattttaaatgtatgaCAAGTATTACACAGATGTGggattaatgaaagaaaaagatgtacTAATTTCAGAAATCAGTCAACTTTGGCATAACTCTGGTtaagacaggggaaaaaaaataaatttatttaactAACTATACAGGAAAATATAGAAATACAGGAGTGGATTACTACCAATTGTTCAGAATGTGCATCTTGCTTATAGTGACGGGTTCATTTACGGAATTATGAAAATTAGTTATCCATACATGTTACATGCCATAAAGTTTGTCATTAACTGTGTTGTACGTTTAGTTTGGAATCCCTTTTAAAATAGCcaagtgaaaataattaaaaatataattactgtACAATGTTTAAGTTACAAAATGCATTCTTGAAAATACCTCTGCTTTTCAAATTTTGTTATACTAATggcatgtatttttaattttacttgccttctgcttctttctgcaaGTGTAAAACCATTTCTTCGATTTCATCTTCCGGTTTTTCTTTTGGAGGAAGAACTCCAAAATCTCTCAGTATGTCATACCATTCAGTATCTTCATTTGGATCCTGTTTTAATATTAGGGGACAGAACTAAATCAACTGATCAGTCttgtgtgtctttttttaaatcacaacCAGCCCTTTTTCACTTTGACATGTACTAATGATGTAACAAAAGGGAACCATTACTTAGAGGCTGCAATACCTTCATGGACCATTCTCTATCAtgatttttcatttgtcatttttcacttctgaacagaaaacagcaagaaaataagagagaaagaaaactgaaaaggtaAGCATAGATAAAATATCAGTCTCCAAAACATCAGCTAAAAAATTGTCTAAAAGATCTATGGAAACCAACTTCAGACAACCCAAACTTTACATAGCTTACTTAAACACACTTAAAAAAATACCACTTCATACAGGCAAGATTTTTGTATCAGTATTTTTATGTTACTACTAAGAATAAGGTATTGACACTGTGAATAAACATGTAAAAGCATGCCTAGaattggaaaagacctttttattttacatgaattattaatattaatg includes:
- the PDCL2 gene encoding LOW QUALITY PROTEIN: phosducin-like protein 2 (The sequence of the model RefSeq protein was modified relative to this genomic sequence to represent the inferred CDS: inserted 1 base in 1 codon; deleted 1 base in 1 codon; substituted 2 bases at 2 genomic stop codons), coding for MNYCHFLSTPNPAKPSFFLPEKLAEDPNEDTEWYDILRDFGVLPPKEKPEDEIEEMVLHLQKEAEGKYYFKMHFKCSKDAYCYSYLLIRXQCLQEWKCLQRRQKYGKLREICGEQYVKEVTNAQEDVWVIIHLYQSSIPVCLLVNEHLSLLAKNLPEVKFLKAIVNSCIPNYHDRCLPTIXLYKTGEIKGRXPEWGGIYLKVVELEWKLAEVGAIETNLEENPKKDIMNMIALSVRNMKTQIQRAVM